From one Bacteroides fragilis NCTC 9343 genomic stretch:
- a CDS encoding MarR family winged helix-turn-helix transcriptional regulator, translating into MNTICKMRDIYKALSIFETAFEEVYGISLNEAMVLCALREAGKEITSTAIAERTEMAPSHTSKVIRAVEDKGLIRRALGEVDKRQMYFSLTEAGKKRLNELDLDKVEIPEMLKPLI; encoded by the coding sequence ATGAATACAATATGTAAGATGCGCGATATCTACAAAGCACTCTCCATTTTCGAAACGGCATTTGAAGAGGTGTATGGAATATCGCTGAACGAAGCAATGGTGCTATGTGCGTTGCGCGAAGCCGGAAAGGAAATTACCTCGACTGCTATAGCCGAACGAACGGAAATGGCTCCGTCGCATACGTCGAAAGTCATCCGTGCGGTAGAAGATAAAGGACTCATCCGACGGGCATTGGGTGAAGTAGACAAACGCCAGATGTACTTCAGCCTCACAGAGGCAGGCAAGAAGCGTTTAAACGAACTGGATCTGGACAAAGTAGAGATACCGGAAATGTTAAAACCACTGATATAA
- a CDS encoding sigma-54-dependent transcriptional regulator yields MSKILIIDDEVQIRGLLARMMELEGYEVCQAGDCKTALRQLELQMPDVALCDVFLPDGNGVDLVTEMKKKSPGVEIILLTAHGNIPDGVQAIKNGAFDYITKGDDNNKIIPLISRAVEKARMNIRLDKLEKKMGLMYSFDSILGESKALKEAVSLARKVSVTDVPVLLTGETGTGKEVFAQSIHYSSKRARQNFVAVNCSSFSKELLESEMFGHKAGSFTGALKDKKGLFEEANNGTIFLDEIGEMAFELQAKLLRILETGEYIKIGDTKPTHIDVRIIAATNRNLPAEIAAGRFREDLFYRLSVFQVHLPPLRERTGDIKILAESFVRSFSEKLSHPVNRIAPAYLEALCQQPWKGNIRELRNVIERSLIVCEGDRLDVDDLPLEIQNSHYEKSDEGMPGSFELSAMERRHIARVLEYTKGNKTEAARLLKIGLTTLYRKIEEYKL; encoded by the coding sequence ATGAGTAAAATTCTGATTATTGATGACGAAGTGCAGATTCGTGGTCTGCTGGCACGTATGATGGAACTTGAAGGTTACGAAGTGTGTCAGGCCGGCGATTGTAAGACAGCACTCAGACAATTGGAACTTCAAATGCCCGACGTGGCTTTGTGTGATGTATTTCTGCCGGATGGAAACGGGGTGGATCTGGTGACGGAGATGAAGAAAAAATCTCCGGGAGTGGAGATTATTCTGCTGACGGCACATGGAAACATACCTGATGGTGTGCAGGCAATCAAGAACGGAGCTTTCGATTACATAACGAAGGGAGATGATAACAATAAAATTATTCCCCTGATCAGTCGCGCTGTAGAAAAGGCACGGATGAATATCCGCCTGGACAAACTGGAGAAGAAGATGGGACTGATGTATTCGTTCGATTCCATACTCGGTGAATCGAAAGCATTGAAAGAAGCGGTTTCGTTAGCCCGTAAGGTATCGGTGACTGATGTACCTGTATTGCTGACGGGTGAGACGGGAACCGGAAAAGAGGTGTTTGCCCAGTCCATACATTATAGTAGTAAGCGTGCCCGGCAAAACTTTGTGGCAGTTAACTGCTCTTCGTTTAGTAAAGAGTTGCTGGAGAGCGAGATGTTCGGGCATAAGGCGGGTTCCTTTACCGGTGCGCTGAAAGATAAGAAGGGACTTTTTGAAGAAGCCAATAACGGAACAATCTTTTTGGATGAAATCGGTGAGATGGCTTTTGAGTTGCAAGCCAAGCTGTTGCGTATCCTCGAAACTGGCGAATACATCAAGATAGGTGACACGAAGCCGACCCACATTGATGTGCGTATCATTGCTGCTACAAACCGTAATTTACCTGCCGAGATAGCTGCGGGACGTTTTCGTGAAGATCTGTTCTATCGGCTCTCCGTGTTTCAGGTACATCTTCCGCCTTTGCGTGAACGTACGGGAGATATTAAGATACTGGCTGAATCGTTTGTCCGTTCCTTCTCCGAAAAACTTTCACATCCGGTCAATAGGATTGCTCCCGCTTATCTGGAGGCCCTATGCCAACAACCCTGGAAAGGAAATATCCGCGAATTACGTAATGTAATCGAACGCAGCCTGATCGTTTGTGAGGGCGACCGTCTGGATGTAGACGATCTTCCGTTGGAAATACAGAACAGCCACTACGAGAAATCCGACGAAGGAATGCCGGGCAGTTTTGAACTTTCGGCTATGGAACGCAGGCATATAGCGAGGGTATTGGAGTATACTAAAGGCAATAAAACAGAAGCAGCACGTTTACTGAAAATCGGATTGACTACTTTATACCGAAAAATAGAAGAATATAAGCTCTGA
- the kdpA gene encoding potassium-transporting ATPase subunit KdpA: MNTEILGVAVQIVLMVVLAYPLGRYIARVYKGEKTWSDFMAPIERVIYKICGINPQEEMNWKQFLKALLILNAFWFVWGMVLLVSQGWLPLNPDGNGAQTPDQAFNTCISFMVNCNLQHYSGESGLTYFTQLFVIMLFQFITAATGMAAMAGVMKSMAAKSTQTIGNFWHFLVISCTRILLPLSLVVGFILILQGTPMGFDGRMQLTTLEGQEQMVSQGPTAAIVPIKQLGTNGGGYFGVNSSHPLENPTYLTNMVECWSILIIPMAMVLALGFYTNRRKLGYSIFGVMLFAYLAGVFINVGQEMGGNPRISEMGIAQDHGAMEGKEVRLGAGATALWSVTTTVTSNGSVNGMHDSTMPLSGMVEMLNMQINTWFGGVGVGWLNYYTFIIMAVFISGLMVGRTPEFLGKKVEAREMKIATFVALLHPFVILVFTAISSYVYTHHPDFVESEGGWLNNLGFHGLSEQLYEYTSSAANNGSGFEGLGDNTYFWNWTCGIVLILSRFIPIVGQVAIAGLLAQKKFIPESAGTLKTDTVTFAVMTFAVIFIVAALSFFPVHALSTIAEHLSL, translated from the coding sequence ATGAATACAGAAATTTTAGGAGTGGCGGTGCAGATTGTCCTGATGGTGGTATTAGCTTATCCGTTGGGACGTTACATAGCCCGGGTTTATAAGGGAGAGAAGACTTGGTCGGACTTCATGGCGCCTATAGAGCGAGTGATTTATAAGATATGTGGTATTAATCCGCAGGAGGAGATGAACTGGAAACAGTTCCTCAAGGCGTTACTGATCCTGAATGCATTTTGGTTTGTATGGGGAATGGTGTTACTGGTATCGCAAGGTTGGCTTCCGCTCAATCCCGACGGAAACGGGGCTCAAACACCTGACCAGGCATTCAATACTTGCATCAGTTTTATGGTAAACTGTAATTTGCAACACTACAGCGGTGAGAGTGGTCTGACTTATTTCACTCAATTGTTTGTCATCATGTTGTTCCAGTTTATCACTGCTGCCACAGGAATGGCTGCCATGGCCGGAGTTATGAAAAGTATGGCTGCCAAGAGCACTCAAACGATTGGTAACTTTTGGCACTTTCTGGTGATCAGTTGCACACGTATTCTGTTACCGCTTTCATTGGTGGTAGGTTTCATTCTGATTTTGCAGGGAACACCGATGGGCTTTGACGGTCGGATGCAACTGACTACACTCGAAGGACAGGAGCAGATGGTATCCCAGGGACCTACGGCTGCGATTGTTCCCATTAAGCAATTAGGAACCAATGGTGGTGGTTATTTTGGTGTCAATTCTTCGCATCCGTTGGAGAATCCTACCTATCTGACTAATATGGTAGAGTGTTGGTCGATTCTGATCATTCCGATGGCGATGGTATTGGCCTTGGGCTTTTATACCAATCGCAGGAAGTTGGGATATAGTATCTTTGGAGTGATGCTGTTTGCTTATCTGGCAGGTGTCTTTATCAATGTCGGTCAGGAGATGGGAGGTAATCCGCGTATCAGCGAAATGGGAATTGCCCAGGATCATGGTGCGATGGAAGGAAAAGAGGTACGGCTTGGAGCCGGAGCCACAGCCCTATGGAGTGTCACCACAACGGTTACTTCCAATGGTTCGGTCAATGGGATGCACGATTCGACTATGCCGCTCAGTGGAATGGTCGAGATGCTGAATATGCAGATCAATACTTGGTTTGGCGGTGTTGGTGTAGGATGGCTGAACTATTATACCTTTATTATCATGGCCGTTTTTATCAGCGGACTGATGGTGGGGCGTACGCCGGAATTTCTAGGTAAGAAGGTAGAAGCCCGGGAAATGAAAATAGCAACCTTCGTCGCTTTGTTGCATCCGTTTGTAATTCTGGTATTTACTGCCATCTCAAGTTATGTCTATACACATCACCCCGATTTTGTGGAGAGTGAGGGCGGATGGCTGAACAATCTCGGATTTCATGGTCTCAGCGAGCAGCTTTACGAATACACCTCATCGGCTGCCAACAATGGTTCGGGTTTCGAGGGACTGGGTGATAATACATATTTCTGGAACTGGACATGTGGCATTGTACTTATCCTGAGTCGGTTTATTCCGATCGTCGGACAGGTAGCCATTGCAGGACTATTGGCTCAAAAAAAGTTTATTCCCGAGAGTGCCGGTACCTTGAAAACGGATACTGTGACTTTTGCAGTAATGACTTTTGCCGTCATTTTCATTGTTGCAGCTTTGTCTTTCTTCCCTGTACATGCGTTGAGTACAATCGCCGAACATTTAAGTCTATAA
- a CDS encoding amino acid kinase family protein codes for MKIYKFGKIPTGSVQGMKGMLRLIDNSIPKIIVLSATTETTERLAGIAAHLFNRDTEQAHDEISRLEFRFIDFANELFNDESIKQQAVDSIIDRFRTLWNFTRQRFTSVDEKDILAQGEFISSMLVSLYLKEQGINNRLLNSLDFMRLAPEEEPDMEYIGTKLHLLLAEHKSTNVFLTQGHLCRNAYNETCYLKQGGDDVSATLIGAALQAQEVCLWTDSKELHSCDPRFVKHPAMVKQLSFDEAEQLAYCGWTGFNPHCILPARENNIPIRLLCSMEPAEGGTLISNSQSGENIKAITARDNIYYIKFQSNRTLRPYLFISKIFDTFAKYHTSLCLFASSGSDVSVAINDKERLSHILHELSRYAATVVKDHMCILSAIGNMQWQCAGFEARIINALATIPIRMISYGSNNNNVSLVIRAEDKREALQRLNDTLFAPCHANPSQIHVPTLKHS; via the coding sequence ATGAAAATCTACAAATTCGGTAAGATTCCCACAGGCTCAGTACAGGGAATGAAAGGAATGCTCCGCCTGATTGACAACAGTATCCCCAAAATAATCGTTCTGTCCGCCACTACAGAGACTACGGAACGTCTGGCCGGAATAGCTGCCCATCTTTTCAACAGAGATACAGAACAGGCGCATGACGAGATAAGCAGGCTTGAATTCAGGTTTATCGATTTCGCCAACGAACTATTCAATGACGAATCGATCAAGCAACAGGCGGTCGATTCCATCATCGATCGTTTCCGGACTCTATGGAACTTTACCCGCCAACGTTTTACATCTGTCGACGAGAAAGACATACTGGCACAGGGAGAATTTATCAGCAGTATGCTAGTCAGCCTCTATCTGAAAGAGCAGGGAATCAACAACCGACTACTCAACAGCCTCGACTTCATGCGACTGGCTCCGGAAGAAGAACCGGACATGGAATACATCGGTACAAAGCTACACTTGCTCTTGGCAGAGCATAAGTCGACCAATGTATTTCTTACTCAAGGACATCTTTGCCGGAATGCTTACAACGAAACCTGTTACTTGAAACAAGGCGGAGATGATGTTTCAGCCACACTGATCGGAGCTGCTCTTCAGGCACAAGAAGTATGTCTGTGGACAGACAGCAAAGAGTTGCACAGTTGTGACCCGCGCTTTGTGAAGCATCCGGCAATGGTGAAGCAGCTCAGTTTCGACGAAGCCGAACAACTGGCCTATTGCGGCTGGACGGGATTCAACCCTCACTGCATCCTGCCCGCAAGAGAAAACAACATACCGATACGTTTGCTATGTTCGATGGAGCCTGCAGAAGGAGGAACTTTGATTTCAAATTCACAAAGCGGAGAAAACATAAAGGCCATTACCGCCAGAGACAATATTTATTACATTAAATTCCAATCGAACCGAACGTTACGCCCCTATCTGTTCATCAGCAAAATATTCGATACTTTTGCCAAATACCACACTTCCCTGTGCCTGTTCGCCTCGTCCGGTTCTGATGTATCTGTTGCCATCAACGACAAAGAGCGTTTATCGCATATACTCCACGAACTCTCACGATATGCAGCCACGGTGGTAAAAGACCACATGTGCATCCTTTCGGCCATAGGTAACATGCAGTGGCAATGCGCCGGATTTGAAGCCCGAATCATAAATGCTTTGGCCACCATCCCGATCCGAATGATCTCTTATGGCAGTAATAACAACAATGTTTCACTTGTCATCAGGGCAGAAGATAAGAGAGAGGCATTGCAACGACTGAACGACACGCTGTTCGCTCCCTGCCATGCAAATCCTTCTCAGATACATGTTCCGACATTAAAACACAGTTAG
- a CDS encoding FAD-dependent oxidoreductase has product MKIIIIGGVAGGATTAARIRRSDETAEIILLEKGKYISYANCGLPYYIGDVIEEREKLFVQTPEAFGVRFRVDVRTENEVIFIDRKKKTVTVRLKSEDTYEESYDKLLISTGASPVRPPLPGIDSTGIFTLRNVADTDRIKAYVNNRPPRRAVVIGAGFIGLEMAENLHALGAQVSIVEMGNQVMAPIDFSMAALVHQHLMEKGVNLYLEQAVASFEQAGKEVKVVFKNGQSILADIVILSIGVRPETTLARAAELTIGEAGGIAVNDYLQTSDESIYAIGDAIEFRHPITGKPWLNYLAGPANRQGRIVADNLLGAQIPYEGAIGTSIAKVFDMTVASTGLPGKRLKQAGIVYASSTTHPASHAGYYPDAMPMSIKITFDPQTGKLYGGQIVGYDGVDKRIDELSLVIKHEGTIYDLMKVEQAYAPPFSSAKDPVAIAGYVAENIILGRVKPVYWRDLRDIELKDVFLLDVRTPDEFALGSLPGAVNIPLDEIRDRIAELPSNKPIYTFCAVGLRGYLVYRILIQHGFKEVYNLSGGLKTYRAATAPIILHENEETDDTPSAQDSPAEPSVAAEAPQTTTAANPKTIRVDACGLQCPGPVLKMKKTMDTLVPGERVEIVATDPGFSRDAAAWCNSTGNKFISKDSTGGKSVVVIEKGEPQACNLTTTCDSKGKTLIMFSDDLDKALATFVLANGAAATGQKVTIFFTFWGLNVIKKLHKPKVEKDIFGKMFGTMLPSSSLKLKLSKMSMGGMGGKMMRYIMHRKGIDSLESLRQQALENGVEFIACQMSMDVMGVKREELLDEVTVGGVATYMERADNANINLFI; this is encoded by the coding sequence ATGAAGATTATTATTATTGGAGGCGTAGCAGGAGGAGCTACTACTGCAGCCCGTATCAGACGTTCGGACGAAACAGCGGAAATCATCTTGTTGGAAAAAGGAAAGTACATATCTTATGCCAACTGCGGACTGCCCTATTATATAGGGGACGTTATCGAAGAGCGTGAGAAACTATTCGTACAGACTCCCGAAGCTTTCGGAGTACGTTTCAGGGTAGACGTGCGTACCGAGAATGAAGTTATTTTTATCGACCGGAAGAAAAAGACAGTAACCGTCCGCCTTAAGAGTGAAGACACTTACGAGGAGAGTTATGACAAACTGTTAATATCCACCGGTGCATCTCCTGTACGCCCACCATTACCGGGCATTGACTCAACCGGCATCTTTACTTTGCGGAATGTAGCAGACACCGACCGCATTAAAGCATATGTCAACAATCGGCCTCCCCGCCGGGCTGTCGTGATCGGGGCCGGATTCATCGGACTGGAAATGGCAGAAAACCTGCACGCACTGGGAGCGCAAGTATCTATTGTCGAGATGGGCAACCAGGTGATGGCACCTATTGACTTTTCAATGGCAGCACTGGTTCATCAACATTTGATGGAGAAGGGTGTCAACTTATACCTGGAGCAAGCTGTCGCATCGTTTGAGCAAGCAGGCAAAGAAGTGAAGGTAGTCTTCAAGAACGGACAATCCATCCTGGCGGATATCGTGATTCTATCTATCGGCGTGCGCCCGGAGACAACGCTGGCAAGAGCTGCCGAACTTACGATCGGTGAAGCGGGAGGTATCGCAGTAAATGATTATTTGCAGACTTCCGACGAATCGATCTATGCCATCGGTGATGCCATTGAATTCCGCCATCCCATTACGGGCAAACCTTGGCTGAACTATCTTGCCGGACCCGCTAACCGACAGGGACGTATTGTTGCCGACAACCTGCTGGGTGCACAGATTCCTTATGAAGGAGCCATCGGTACCTCCATCGCAAAAGTATTTGACATGACAGTAGCCTCAACCGGACTTCCGGGAAAGCGGTTAAAGCAGGCGGGCATTGTATATGCATCTTCAACCACTCATCCGGCCTCGCATGCAGGATACTATCCGGACGCTATGCCGATGAGTATCAAAATAACCTTCGATCCCCAAACAGGCAAGTTGTATGGCGGTCAAATTGTGGGGTATGATGGCGTGGACAAACGAATTGACGAACTTTCTCTTGTCATCAAACACGAGGGAACGATCTATGACCTGATGAAAGTGGAGCAGGCGTATGCGCCTCCTTTCTCTTCGGCAAAGGACCCCGTAGCCATCGCCGGTTATGTAGCCGAAAACATCATCCTCGGCAGAGTAAAACCCGTATACTGGCGCGACCTGAGAGATATCGAACTGAAAGATGTGTTCCTGCTGGATGTGCGTACACCGGACGAATTTGCATTGGGTTCACTGCCCGGAGCAGTAAATATACCATTGGATGAAATACGTGACCGTATTGCTGAACTTCCTTCGAACAAGCCAATCTACACCTTCTGCGCCGTAGGGCTGAGAGGATATCTTGTTTACCGCATCCTGATCCAGCACGGTTTCAAAGAAGTATATAACCTCTCCGGCGGATTGAAGACCTATCGTGCTGCTACCGCTCCCATCATCTTGCACGAAAATGAAGAAACAGACGACACGCCTTCTGCGCAAGACAGCCCGGCGGAACCTTCTGTGGCAGCTGAGGCACCCCAAACTACAACGGCTGCAAATCCTAAGACAATCCGGGTGGATGCCTGCGGATTACAATGTCCGGGCCCGGTCCTAAAGATGAAGAAAACAATGGATACGCTTGTTCCGGGCGAGAGAGTTGAAATTGTGGCTACAGACCCGGGATTCTCGCGGGATGCTGCCGCATGGTGCAACTCTACCGGAAATAAATTTATCTCCAAGGATAGTACCGGAGGGAAATCGGTAGTAGTCATTGAGAAAGGCGAACCCCAGGCTTGTAACCTAACTACGACATGTGACAGCAAAGGTAAAACTCTGATTATGTTCAGTGACGACTTGGACAAGGCACTTGCCACTTTCGTCCTGGCCAACGGCGCAGCTGCCACCGGACAAAAAGTAACTATCTTCTTTACTTTCTGGGGGCTGAATGTGATTAAGAAATTGCATAAGCCCAAAGTGGAGAAAGACATTTTCGGCAAGATGTTTGGTACAATGCTCCCATCCAGTTCGCTGAAACTGAAACTTTCTAAAATGAGCATGGGAGGTATGGGTGGAAAGATGATGCGATACATCATGCACCGGAAAGGCATCGACTCACTGGAATCCCTACGGCAGCAGGCTCTGGAGAACGGGGTGGAGTTTATTGCTTGCCAAATGTCGATGGATGTGATGGGAGTAAAACGTGAAGAGTTGCTTGATGAAGTTACGGTAGGCGGAGTAGCCACTTATATGGAACGTGCCGATAATGCTAACATCAATCTGTTTATTTAA
- the kdpB gene encoding potassium-transporting ATPase subunit KdpB, which produces MKNKMSASMFQKEQVIESIRQSFVKLNPRMMIKNPIMFTVEVVTVIMLVVTLLSLFTPEYGTFGYNLCVFLILFVTLLFANFAEAIAEARGKAQADSLRKTREETPAKLVIGDKVQTVSSSKLKKGDVFVCEAGDTIPADGEIIEGLASIDESAITGESAPVIREAGGDKSSVTGGTKVLSDHIKVLVTQQPGESFLDKMIALVEGASRQKTPNEIALTILLAGFTLVFVIVCVTLIPFADYTSLEHPGTAISIAAILSLFVCLIPTTIGGLLSAIGIAGMDRALRANVITKSGKAVETAGDIDTLLLDKTGTITIGNRRATKFHSAPGVGPREFVTTCLLASLSDETPEGKSIVELGRESGVRMRSLQTAGARMIQFTAETKCSGVDLADGTQIRKGAFDAIRKITEAAGNKFPKEIEEVISEISGNGGTPLVVCVDRKVTGVIELQDIIKPGIQERFERLRKMGVKTVMVTGDNPLTAKYIAEKAGVDDFIAEAKPEDKMEYIRKEQQSGKLVAMMGDGTNDAPALAQANVGVAMNSGTQAAKEAGNMVDLDNDPTKLIEIVEIGKQLLMTRGTLTTFSIANDVAKYFAIVPALFMVAIPELGALNIMNLHSPESAILSAVIFNAIIIPILIPLALKGVQYKPIGASALLRRNLLIYGLGGVIVPFVGIKLIDLVVSLFF; this is translated from the coding sequence ATGAAAAATAAGATGTCAGCTTCTATGTTTCAAAAGGAGCAAGTAATAGAAAGTATCAGGCAGTCGTTTGTGAAGTTGAATCCGCGAATGATGATAAAGAACCCGATTATGTTTACGGTAGAAGTGGTTACCGTTATTATGCTGGTGGTAACGTTACTCTCTCTCTTCACTCCGGAATATGGTACTTTCGGATATAATTTGTGTGTGTTCTTAATTTTGTTTGTGACCTTGTTGTTTGCCAATTTTGCTGAAGCAATAGCCGAAGCCCGTGGTAAAGCACAAGCCGACAGCTTACGCAAAACGCGTGAAGAGACTCCTGCTAAACTGGTAATAGGAGACAAGGTTCAGACCGTAAGTAGTTCTAAACTGAAAAAGGGGGATGTTTTTGTTTGTGAAGCCGGTGATACGATCCCTGCCGATGGAGAGATTATTGAAGGATTGGCTTCCATTGACGAAAGTGCCATTACCGGTGAATCTGCTCCGGTGATCCGTGAGGCGGGTGGAGATAAAAGCTCTGTGACCGGTGGTACCAAAGTGCTTTCAGATCATATCAAGGTATTGGTCACACAGCAACCGGGCGAAAGCTTTCTTGACAAAATGATTGCGTTGGTCGAAGGCGCAAGCAGGCAGAAGACGCCGAACGAGATAGCCCTGACCATTTTGTTGGCAGGCTTTACACTGGTCTTTGTCATCGTATGTGTTACTCTGATCCCGTTTGCTGACTATACCAGTCTTGAACATCCGGGAACAGCTATCTCGATTGCAGCCATCCTCTCTCTGTTTGTCTGTTTGATTCCGACTACTATCGGAGGATTACTTTCTGCCATCGGTATTGCCGGTATGGATCGTGCATTGCGTGCCAATGTGATTACAAAGTCGGGTAAAGCGGTGGAGACGGCAGGAGATATCGATACACTGTTGCTTGATAAAACCGGTACTATTACGATTGGTAACCGCAGGGCAACGAAATTCCATTCGGCACCGGGAGTCGGTCCGCGGGAGTTTGTAACAACCTGTCTGTTGGCTTCGCTTTCGGACGAGACGCCCGAGGGTAAATCTATTGTAGAGTTAGGACGTGAATCGGGGGTACGGATGCGGAGTCTTCAGACGGCCGGTGCCCGGATGATTCAGTTTACGGCTGAAACCAAATGTTCGGGTGTTGATCTGGCCGATGGCACACAGATACGTAAAGGAGCGTTCGATGCGATCCGTAAGATTACGGAAGCAGCTGGGAATAAATTCCCGAAAGAAATAGAAGAAGTGATCAGTGAGATCTCTGGTAATGGAGGTACACCGCTGGTAGTGTGTGTCGACCGGAAGGTGACCGGGGTTATCGAGTTGCAGGATATTATAAAACCGGGCATTCAGGAACGTTTTGAACGTCTGCGCAAGATGGGAGTGAAGACAGTGATGGTAACCGGTGACAATCCTTTGACCGCCAAGTACATTGCCGAAAAGGCGGGGGTGGACGACTTTATAGCTGAGGCAAAGCCTGAAGACAAGATGGAATACATCCGTAAAGAACAACAGTCCGGTAAGTTGGTGGCGATGATGGGAGACGGAACGAATGATGCTCCTGCATTGGCGCAGGCAAATGTCGGTGTGGCAATGAATAGCGGTACGCAGGCAGCCAAGGAGGCCGGCAATATGGTCGACCTCGATAATGACCCAACTAAATTGATAGAGATTGTGGAAATCGGAAAGCAGTTGCTGATGACTCGTGGAACCCTGACTACTTTCTCTATTGCCAACGATGTGGCAAAATACTTTGCCATTGTACCTGCTTTGTTTATGGTGGCCATTCCAGAGTTGGGTGCACTCAATATTATGAATCTGCATAGTCCGGAAAGTGCTATACTCTCTGCTGTCATATTCAATGCCATCATTATCCCGATCCTGATACCATTGGCGCTGAAAGGAGTACAATATAAACCGATCGGTGCATCGGCTTTGCTCCGTCGGAACCTTTTAATCTATGGGTTAGGAGGAGTGATCGTTCCCTTTGTCGGAATCAAGTTAATCGATTTGGTTGTCAGTTTATTCTTTTAA
- a CDS encoding S28 family serine protease, translated as MKNLRIWQTLSLWLVLLVTSLPLSAQTALLEKLGKIADITGTQPLESTEFVEKYVAYFTQPLDHRHPEKGSFSQRVIVSHVGFDRPTVMVTEGYGASYALGANYREELSKLFNTNMIFVEYRYFLESTPTPKDWQYLTAENSAEDLHAVREAFRSIYPGKWIATGISKGGQTAMLYRTFFPEDVDISVPYVAPLCYGVEDGRHEPFLKMVSTPEARKKIEDFQLEVLKRKPTLLPRFEKYCAGKKYKFRAPVEEIYDYSVLEYSFSIWQWGTPVDQIPAVTASDDELFKHLLAISEPSYFEEEGANTSFFVQAARELGYYGYDIRPFKKYLTIKTSKDYLKRLMLPEELGDMKFDKTLSRKIIHFLKNNDPKMIFIYGQNDPWTAAGVTWLKGKKNIHVFVEPNGSHLARIGTLPQKEKEEAIGLIKKWLEE; from the coding sequence ATGAAGAACCTACGCATCTGGCAGACACTTTCCTTATGGCTCGTCTTGCTTGTTACATCCTTGCCTCTGTCTGCCCAAACAGCTTTATTAGAGAAATTGGGTAAGATTGCCGACATCACCGGAACCCAACCCTTGGAATCTACAGAATTTGTTGAAAAATATGTGGCTTATTTCACACAGCCGTTAGATCATCGTCATCCGGAGAAGGGTTCTTTCAGTCAGCGTGTTATTGTTTCTCATGTCGGATTTGATCGTCCTACTGTGATGGTTACCGAAGGCTATGGCGCTTCTTACGCCTTGGGAGCCAATTACCGGGAGGAATTATCGAAACTATTTAATACTAATATGATATTCGTGGAATACCGCTATTTCCTTGAATCGACTCCTACTCCTAAAGATTGGCAATATCTGACAGCCGAGAATTCTGCCGAAGATTTACATGCCGTACGGGAGGCTTTCCGTTCCATCTATCCCGGTAAGTGGATTGCCACCGGCATCAGTAAAGGAGGACAGACGGCAATGCTTTATCGTACTTTCTTTCCCGAGGATGTGGATATCTCTGTTCCATATGTGGCTCCGCTTTGCTATGGAGTTGAAGACGGGCGTCACGAACCTTTTTTAAAGATGGTATCTACTCCCGAAGCTCGTAAGAAAATTGAAGATTTTCAGTTGGAGGTGTTGAAACGTAAACCTACTTTGTTACCTCGTTTCGAGAAGTATTGTGCCGGAAAGAAATATAAGTTCCGTGCTCCTGTAGAGGAGATTTATGATTATTCGGTGCTCGAATATTCGTTTTCTATCTGGCAATGGGGAACTCCGGTCGATCAGATTCCTGCCGTTACAGCTTCGGATGACGAACTCTTTAAACATTTACTCGCTATCAGCGAACCGTCTTATTTTGAGGAAGAGGGTGCCAATACTTCTTTCTTTGTACAAGCTGCCCGCGAGTTGGGATATTATGGGTATGATATCCGTCCATTCAAAAAATACCTTACCATTAAAACCAGTAAAGATTACTTGAAGCGTTTGATGCTTCCCGAAGAACTCGGTGATATGAAGTTTGATAAGACTCTGAGTCGGAAAATAATTCATTTCCTGAAGAACAATGATCCGAAAATGATCTTTATTTATGGGCAGAACGATCCATGGACGGCAGCAGGTGTCACCTGGCTGAAAGGGAAAAAGAATATTCATGTCTTTGTGGAACCCAACGGAAGTCATTTGGCCCGTATCGGCACTTTGCCTCAAAAAGAGAAAGAAGAAGCCATCGGATTGATAAAGAAGTGGTTGGAAGAGTGA
- the kdpF gene encoding K(+)-transporting ATPase subunit F: MYTTLFVVGIILFSYLTYVLIRPEKF, from the coding sequence ATGTACACAACACTATTTGTAGTAGGTATCATACTTTTCAGTTATTTGACGTATGTGCTCATTCGTCCAGAGAAGTTTTAA